GCCGCGAGCGCGCGGCCCTGCACGGCCGCAGCCGATCGAGTCATTCTTGGATGGGCCTTAGGGCCCGCGGAAGAATAACTCGTGTGTTTCGGTCAGGACTGGGCACCGCTGGCGAGGCGCGACGACGAGGAGTATTGGGGATACTTCGAGGAGGAGCAACATAGCCAGCGGTGGTCGGAACCGGCGAAATGGATGAGTTATTTTTCCGCGGGCCCTTAGCTTCCGATAACCCCGATGCCGTCGTACAAGAAGCCCTGCTTGCGCAGCCCATAGCCCGACCACATGTTGCGCCCGTCGATCAGCAAGGGACGCTTCATACGCTGCCGAATCCGATCGAAGTCCGGGTTCAGGTATTGCTTCCATTCGGTGACCAGGACCAGCGCCTCGGCACCTTCAACGGCGTCGTACTGGTCGTCGACGATCTCGACATCGTCGCCGAACAGCGTGCGGGCGTGGACAGCCGCCGCGGGATCGTGAGCCGCGACGCTTGCCCCTTCCGCGCGCAGCCCTTCGATCAGCGTCAGCGCAGGCGATTCCCTGATATCGTCGGTACGCGGCTTGAATGCGATGCCCCAGAGGGCGATCTTGCGCCCACGCAGATCAGCCTCGAAAGCGTTCTTCAGCTTGCGCAGCAGTACGCCCTTTTGTCGCTGATTGACCCGGTCGGTGGCGCTGCACAGCTCGAGCTCCACTCCGTGATCGTGGCCGGTCTCCACGAGCGCCTTGACATCCTTCGGAAAACACGAGCCGCCGTATCCTGGTCCCGCGAAGAGGAATTTGCCGCCGATACGCTCGTCGCTGCCCGCCCCCATGCGCACGCGATGGACGTCCGCTCCCACCCTCTCGCACAGCGCTGCGACCTCGTTCATGAAGGACACCCGCATGGCGAGCATCGTGTTTGCGACGTACTTCGATAGCTCGGCGCTTGTCGGGTCCATCCACAGAATCCGTTCCTTGGTGAGGCTGTAAGGATGGTACAGACGCCACATTATCTCGCGCGCCATGGTGTCGTCCTCGTCGCAGCCGACGATGATCCGATCGGGACGCATGAAATCGTTGACCGCGTCACCCTCCTTGAGGAATTCCGGGTTCGACACCACGTGAATCGGGTGCTCCGAGAGCTTGCCTACAATGCGCCGCACGCGCGTGTTGGTGCCAACGGGTACGGTGCTTTTGAGCACGAGGACCGTTTCCTTGATCGCGGCGCGGGCGACATCCTCCGCAACCTTGTCGACCGCCATCAAGTTCGCGGCTCCGTCACTTCTCGATGGAGTGCCCACGCCGATGAACACGACATCGGCTTTCGCCACGTTCTCCGTCAAGTCCGTCGTGAATTGCAGGCGTCCGGCGCGTGTGTTGCGTTGCAGCAGCTCCTCGAGCCCCGGTTCGTAGATGACCGTTTCTCCTCGGTTCAGCTTGTTTACCTTGGCCTCATCGACGTCCACGCAAACGACGTCGTTGCCCGCCTCAGCGAATCCAGCGCCCGACACGATGCCGACATATCCGGTTCCAACCACGCATACTTTCATGTCGTTGCTCCTGTCGCTTCCTGTGAGACGCGCTTGCCCGTGAGCCGAAAGCGACCGGGCCCGAGTCCCCGGGCAGCGTTGTCGGATACTGCAATCGGCCTATCAGAATCCTAGCAGAGGCACCAGTGCGATCTTTTGCACGTTTGTCGGTTTCTGCAATCAGATCAGTCCGCAGGAAGTCGGGCGGCGGGGACGTAGACCGCCCCGCGACGAGGACGAGACCGCCCAGCGATGCGCCTGGGAAGCCGCCCCTGAAGCGAAGAACCCCGTAAACGGCTACCGGATTCCCGCCGGGTGAGGGTGCTGCGCGCGACTCCTTGAAGGTGGCTGCGCTCTCACTGCTTGGTCACAGACTTCGCAGTTGGTTAGCCGCTTGCGCATGATTTTCTTGGCCGCCTGCGCCAAAGAGTGACGCCAATTGTCAATTGCTCATGTCACACGGAGTTTTCGCTCAAGCCACATTCTCGGCTAGCAGAGCACGCAGAATGTGGGATACGAGATGCATGGAAGCATGTGGGACGTGCTGGAGGATTCTCGTTCGTTGCCGGATCACTCAGGCGGTGCTATTGTCAACGATTGGCTCGCTAAGGGGCATCCACTCACTGGGCGTGGGGCGCCGTCGGGCGCGCAGGCTTCCTGTAGCGTGGGGTTTCGAGGTACCGCAGTCCCACAAGAAGGGCAGGACTTCGTATGTTTGATTATTCCAATTATTCGAGATCGAGCCTGCGAAGATCGAGCCTGCTAGAATCAAGCCGTATTTCATCCCGCTTGCTCGCATCGGTACCTTCAAGCGGCCAAGTCTACCCCGAATCTGCGGTGCGGCGGAGCGCAAGGCCCTGGCCGCGGCGGGTGGTGGTGTATTGCCACGACCTGTTTGGAATGGGCAACTTGCGCAGGATGCTGCGACTAAGCCGCCATCTCTTGGACGCCAACGAGGACATTCATGTCCTTGTGTTGTCGGGTAATCCTGCGATCCACCGTTTCGATCTCCCGGAGCGCCTGGAGTACGTGAAGCTCCCGTGCCTGACCCGCGGCATGTCCGGCAACGTCAGCTCCAAGCGTTTACCGGC
This genomic stretch from Pseudomonadota bacterium harbors:
- a CDS encoding UDP-glucose/GDP-mannose dehydrogenase family protein; this encodes MKVCVVGTGYVGIVSGAGFAEAGNDVVCVDVDEAKVNKLNRGETVIYEPGLEELLQRNTRAGRLQFTTDLTENVAKADVVFIGVGTPSRSDGAANLMAVDKVAEDVARAAIKETVLVLKSTVPVGTNTRVRRIVGKLSEHPIHVVSNPEFLKEGDAVNDFMRPDRIIVGCDEDDTMAREIMWRLYHPYSLTKERILWMDPTSAELSKYVANTMLAMRVSFMNEVAALCERVGADVHRVRMGAGSDERIGGKFLFAGPGYGGSCFPKDVKALVETGHDHGVELELCSATDRVNQRQKGVLLRKLKNAFEADLRGRKIALWGIAFKPRTDDIRESPALTLIEGLRAEGASVAAHDPAAAVHARTLFGDDVEIVDDQYDAVEGAEALVLVTEWKQYLNPDFDRIRQRMKRPLLIDGRNMWSGYGLRKQGFLYDGIGVIGS